The following are from one region of the Cloacibacterium sp. TD35 genome:
- the rpoB gene encoding DNA-directed RNA polymerase subunit beta, translating into MSKSKAITSTQENQRINFSSAKGNVVTPDFLDIQLQSFKEFFQLDTLPEDRVNEGLYKTFQENFPITDSRNQFVLEFLDYLVDSPRYSIDECVERGLTYSVPLKARLKLYCTDPEHEDFQTVIQDVYLGPVPYMTPSGSFIINGAERVIVTQLHRSPGVFFGQTYHANGTKLYYSRIIPFKGSWMEFTTDINNVMYAYIDRKKKLPLTTLLRAIGYESDKEILQIFDLAEEVKVSKANLKKVQGRTLAARVLNTWFEDFVDEDTGEVVSIERNEIILDRETVLEKEHLDLILDAGVKSILIHNENSGEFSIIQNTLQKDPTNSEKEAVEYIYRQLRNADPPDEETARGIIEKLFFSEQRYSLGEVGRYRLNKKLGLNIPTTTEVLTKEDIISIVRHLIELANSKTEVDDIDHLSNRRIKTVGEQLAGQFGVGLSRIARTIKERMNVRDNEIFTPLDLVNAKTLTSVINSFFGTNQLSQFMDQTNPLSEITHKRRLSALGPGGLSRERAGFEVRDVHHTHYGRICPIETPEGPNIGLISSLGCYAKINNLGFIETPYRKVENGKVDFSAAPIYLNAEDEESKIIAQANVDLAEDGSFNTERVIARLDGDYPVVEPSQVDLLDIAPNQIAGISASLIPFLEHDDANRALMGSNMMRQAVPLLKPEAPVVGTGLEKQVAADSRILINAEGNGVVEYVDADKIVIKYERSEDEDLVQFESATKTYNLTKFRKTNQSTTITLRPNVRVGDTVVKGQVLCDGYATEKGELALGRNLVVAFMPWKGYNFEDAIVINEKVVREDWFTSIHVDEYSLEVRDTKLGMEELTADIPNVSEEATKDLDENGMIRIGAEVKPGDILIGKITPKGESDPTPEEKLLRAIFGDKAGDVKDASLKADSSLRGVVINKKLFSRNIKDKKKRTEEKLKLEEIENRYKAQFDELRNTLLEKLNTLVNGKTSQGVNNDLEEEIIPKGAKFTLKLLQSVEDYVNVSGADWTVDADKNELIKQLIHNYKIKYNDIQGVKNREKYAISIGDELPAGIIKLAKVYIAKKRKLNVGDKMAGRHGNKGIVSRIVREEDMPFLEDGTPVDIVLNPLGVPSRMNIGQIYETVLGWAGKKLGLKFATPIFDGASLEQITEYTEKAGLPIYGSTYLYDGGTGERFTQPATVGVIYMLKLGHMVDDKMHARSIGPYSLITQQPLGGKAQFGGQRFGEMEVWALEAFGASNILREILTVKSDDVIGRAKTYEAIAKGEAMPEPGIPESFNVLLHELQGLGLDIRLEE; encoded by the coding sequence ATGAGTAAATCAAAAGCTATCACAAGCACTCAGGAAAATCAAAGAATTAACTTTTCTTCTGCGAAAGGGAACGTTGTGACTCCGGATTTCTTAGACATCCAGTTGCAATCTTTCAAAGAATTTTTCCAGTTAGATACACTTCCTGAGGACAGAGTGAATGAGGGTCTTTACAAGACTTTTCAAGAAAACTTTCCTATTACAGATTCTAGAAATCAATTCGTATTAGAATTTCTAGATTATTTGGTAGATTCTCCTCGTTATTCTATTGACGAATGCGTGGAAAGAGGTCTTACATACAGTGTGCCTCTTAAAGCAAGACTTAAATTATACTGTACTGACCCAGAACATGAAGATTTCCAGACAGTAATTCAAGATGTATATTTAGGTCCAGTTCCTTACATGACTCCTTCTGGTTCATTCATCATCAATGGTGCAGAACGTGTAATTGTAACACAATTACACAGATCTCCAGGTGTATTCTTTGGACAGACGTATCACGCAAACGGAACTAAATTGTACTATTCAAGAATTATCCCTTTCAAAGGATCTTGGATGGAATTTACTACGGATATCAATAACGTAATGTATGCGTATATTGACCGTAAAAAGAAATTACCTTTAACTACATTGCTTAGAGCAATCGGTTATGAGTCTGATAAAGAAATTCTTCAGATTTTTGACCTTGCAGAAGAAGTAAAAGTATCTAAAGCGAATCTTAAAAAAGTTCAAGGTAGAACTTTAGCAGCTAGAGTATTAAATACTTGGTTCGAAGATTTCGTAGACGAAGATACAGGTGAAGTAGTTTCTATCGAAAGAAATGAAATTATCCTTGACAGAGAAACTGTTCTTGAAAAAGAACACTTAGACCTTATTTTAGATGCTGGTGTTAAGTCTATCTTAATCCACAACGAAAATAGCGGTGAATTCTCTATCATTCAAAATACATTACAAAAAGACCCTACCAACTCAGAAAAAGAAGCGGTAGAATACATTTATCGTCAGTTACGTAACGCAGATCCACCAGATGAAGAAACTGCAAGAGGAATCATTGAAAAATTATTCTTCTCAGAACAAAGATATTCTCTTGGTGAAGTTGGTCGTTACAGATTGAACAAAAAATTAGGTCTTAACATCCCTACTACTACAGAAGTTCTTACTAAAGAAGATATTATATCTATCGTAAGACACCTAATAGAATTAGCTAATTCTAAAACTGAAGTAGATGATATTGACCACTTATCTAACAGAAGAATTAAAACTGTTGGTGAGCAATTAGCAGGTCAGTTTGGAGTAGGTCTTTCTAGAATTGCGAGAACAATTAAAGAAAGAATGAACGTAAGAGATAACGAAATCTTTACGCCACTAGACTTAGTAAATGCTAAAACATTAACATCAGTAATCAACTCATTCTTTGGTACCAACCAGCTTTCTCAGTTCATGGACCAAACCAACCCACTGTCTGAAATCACTCACAAGAGAAGACTTTCAGCTTTAGGACCTGGTGGTTTATCAAGAGAAAGAGCAGGTTTCGAGGTGCGTGACGTTCACCATACTCACTACGGAAGAATTTGTCCGATTGAAACTCCAGAAGGACCAAACATCGGTTTGATTTCTTCATTAGGATGTTATGCTAAAATCAATAATTTAGGTTTCATCGAAACTCCATATAGAAAAGTAGAAAATGGTAAAGTAGATTTCTCTGCAGCACCAATCTATTTAAATGCAGAAGACGAAGAATCTAAAATCATTGCACAGGCAAACGTAGATTTAGCAGAAGACGGAAGTTTCAATACAGAAAGAGTTATCGCTCGTCTTGATGGTGACTATCCAGTAGTAGAGCCTAGTCAAGTAGACTTATTAGATATTGCACCTAACCAGATTGCTGGTATTTCTGCATCTTTAATTCCTTTCTTGGAGCATGATGATGCGAACCGTGCATTGATGGGATCTAACATGATGCGTCAGGCTGTTCCACTTCTTAAACCAGAAGCACCAGTTGTAGGTACAGGTTTAGAAAAACAAGTAGCTGCAGATTCTAGAATCTTAATTAATGCTGAAGGAAATGGTGTAGTAGAATATGTAGACGCAGACAAAATCGTAATTAAATACGAAAGAAGCGAAGATGAGGATTTAGTACAATTCGAATCTGCTACTAAAACATATAACTTAACTAAGTTCAGAAAAACCAACCAATCTACAACTATTACGCTTAGACCAAACGTAAGAGTAGGAGATACCGTAGTAAAAGGACAAGTACTTTGCGATGGTTACGCTACCGAAAAAGGAGAATTAGCTCTTGGTAGAAACTTAGTGGTTGCGTTCATGCCTTGGAAAGGTTATAACTTCGAGGATGCGATTGTAATCAACGAGAAAGTAGTAAGAGAAGACTGGTTTACTTCTATCCACGTAGATGAGTATTCACTAGAAGTAAGAGATACCAAACTAGGTATGGAAGAATTAACTGCAGATATTCCTAACGTTTCTGAAGAGGCTACTAAAGACCTTGATGAAAACGGTATGATTAGAATTGGTGCAGAAGTGAAGCCTGGTGATATCTTAATCGGTAAAATTACTCCAAAAGGTGAATCTGATCCTACTCCAGAAGAAAAACTATTGAGAGCAATCTTTGGTGACAAAGCTGGTGATGTAAAAGATGCTTCATTGAAAGCAGATTCTTCACTAAGAGGTGTTGTTATCAACAAAAAATTATTCTCAAGAAATATCAAAGACAAGAAAAAAAGAACTGAAGAGAAGTTAAAACTTGAAGAAATCGAAAACAGATACAAAGCTCAATTCGATGAATTAAGAAATACCCTTCTTGAAAAACTAAATACTCTTGTTAATGGTAAAACTTCTCAAGGTGTTAATAACGACTTAGAAGAAGAAATCATTCCAAAAGGAGCTAAGTTTACACTGAAACTTCTTCAATCTGTAGAAGATTATGTAAACGTAAGTGGTGCAGATTGGACTGTAGATGCAGATAAAAATGAATTAATCAAACAGTTAATTCACAATTATAAAATTAAATATAATGATATTCAGGGGGTTAAAAACCGTGAGAAATATGCTATTTCAATCGGAGACGAACTACCAGCAGGTATCATTAAACTAGCTAAAGTATACATCGCTAAAAAACGTAAATTAAACGTAGGTGATAAAATGGCAGGTCGTCACGGTAACAAAGGTATCGTGTCTAGAATCGTAAGAGAAGAAGATATGCCATTCTTAGAAGACGGAACCCCAGTAGATATCGTATTGAATCCACTAGGTGTACCTTCTCGTATGAACATCGGTCAGATTTACGAAACCGTTTTAGGATGGGCTGGTAAAAAATTAGGATTAAAATTTGCTACTCCTATCTTTGATGGTGCAAGCTTAGAACAAATCACAGAATACACCGAAAAAGCAGGTCTTCCTATCTACGGAAGTACTTATTTATATGATGGTGGTACTGGTGAGAGATTTACTCAGCCTGCTACAGTTGGGGTAATTTACATGTTGAAACTAGGACACATGGTAGATGATAAGATGCACGCACGTTCTATCGGTCCTTATTCATTAATTACTCAGCAACCATTAGGAGGTAAAGCACAATTCGGTGGACAGAGATTTGGAGAGATGGAGGTTTGGGCTCTAGAAGCATTCGGAGCGTCTAACATCTTGAGAGAAATCTTAACCGTGAAATCAGACGACGTAATCGGTAGAGCGAAAACGTATGAAGCAATCGCAAAAGGTGAGGCTATGCCAGAACCTGGTATTCCAGAATCTTTCAACGTATTGTTACACGAATTACAAGGTCTAGGTCTTGATATAAGATTGGAAGAGTAA
- the rpoC gene encoding DNA-directed RNA polymerase subunit beta': MMSKNKTSRFSKITIGLASPEIILQESKGEVLKPETINYRTHKPERDGLFCEKIFGPVKDYECACGKYKRIRYKGIVCDRCGVEVTEKKVRRERIGHINLVVPVAHIWYFRSLPNKIGYLLGLPSKKLDMIIYYERYVVIQQGIAKKADGSDFEEMEFLTEEEYLDVLETLPIENQYLEDSDPNKFVAKMGAEAVEELLKRIDLDALSYDLRHKAHNESSKQRRTEALKRLSVVEALRGANTRMINRPEWMVMRVLPVIPPELRPLVPLDGGRFATSDLNDLYRRVIIRNNRLKRLLEIKAPEVILRNEKRMLQEAVDSLFDNTRKSSAVKSESNRPLKSLSDSLKGKQGRFRQNLLGKRVDYSARSVIVVGPNLQLHECGIPKDMAAELYKPFIIRKLIERGIVKTVKSAKRIIDRKEPVVYDILENVMKGHPVLLNRAPTLHRLGIQAFQPKMIEGKAIQLHPLVTTAFNADFDGDQMAVHLPLGPEAILEAQLLMLGSQNILNPANGSPITVPSQDMVLGLYFMTKEAHSTETHKVKGEGLVFYSPEEVEIAYSEGQVSLNAKVRCRLPYKTEEGEIVTKLQDTTVGRILFNQIVPKQVGYIDELLTKKSLRNVIGKILADTDFPTTVKFLDDMKNLGYMNAFKGGLSFSLADIVVPAEKKTMIAQAIETVDEIKGNYNMGLITDTERYNQVIDVWTNTNAGLTEMIMSRMKSDQGGFNSVYMMLDSGARGSKEQIRQLSGMRGLMAKPQKAGAVGAEIIENPIIANFKEGLSILEYFISTHGARKGLADTALKTADAGYLTRRLVDVAQDVIITEDDCGTLRGTEVAALKKNDEIVEKLSERILGRVSLHDIYNPENDEILVHADELINEELAKKVEEAGIETVEVRSPLTCEAKKGICAKCYGRNLATGKMIHMGEAVGVIAAQSIGEPGTQLTLRTFHQGGTAGNVSENPTIVAKRDGIVEFDELRTIISEDENGNEADIVISRSTEFRLVADNAARTPLMVANVPYGSALSVKPGDKVKKGDLIAKWDPYNAVIIAETAGKVEYEDIIQGVSFQLEIDEQTGFEEKVISESRNKKAIPTLKVVDSKGVEQKAYNLPVGAHLMVNDGEKIKAGKVLIKIPRKSAKAGDITGGLPRVTELFEARNPSNPAVVTEIDGVVSYGKIKRGNRELIVESKTGEIKKYLVKLSNQILVQENDFVRAGSPLSDGSVTPDDILRIKGPTAVQEYLVNEIQEVYRLQGVKIDDKHFEIIVRQMMTKVEIVDGGDTQFLENSLEHKYDFLEENNRVFGLKVVTEPGDSKIFKAGQMITARELRDENSKLKREDLQLVEVREALTATATPVLQGITRAALQTKSFMSAASFQETTKVLNEAAVSGKVDELNGLKENVIVGHRIPAGTGLKDYQSVIVGSKKEFEDLN; encoded by the coding sequence ATTATGTCAAAAAATAAAACAAGTAGATTTAGTAAAATCACCATCGGTTTAGCTTCTCCTGAAATCATTCTTCAAGAGTCAAAAGGAGAGGTGCTAAAACCAGAAACGATTAACTATAGAACTCACAAACCAGAAAGAGATGGTTTATTCTGCGAAAAAATCTTCGGTCCTGTAAAGGATTACGAATGTGCTTGTGGAAAATATAAGAGAATTCGATACAAAGGCATCGTTTGTGACCGTTGTGGTGTAGAAGTTACGGAGAAAAAAGTACGTAGAGAGAGAATTGGACACATTAATTTAGTGGTTCCAGTAGCTCACATCTGGTATTTCCGTTCACTTCCAAACAAAATTGGTTACCTTTTAGGATTACCTTCTAAGAAATTAGATATGATTATCTACTACGAAAGATATGTAGTAATTCAACAAGGTATCGCTAAAAAAGCAGATGGTTCTGATTTCGAAGAAATGGAATTCTTAACAGAAGAAGAATATCTAGATGTTTTAGAAACCCTTCCTATCGAAAACCAATATTTAGAAGACTCAGACCCTAACAAATTTGTTGCTAAAATGGGTGCTGAAGCAGTAGAAGAATTGTTAAAGAGAATTGATTTAGATGCTCTTTCTTACGATCTTCGTCACAAAGCTCACAATGAATCTTCTAAACAAAGAAGAACTGAAGCATTAAAAAGATTATCTGTAGTAGAAGCTCTTAGAGGTGCTAATACAAGAATGATTAACCGCCCAGAATGGATGGTAATGCGTGTTCTTCCTGTAATTCCACCAGAATTAAGACCATTAGTTCCACTAGATGGTGGTAGATTCGCTACATCAGATTTAAATGATTTATACAGAAGAGTTATCATTAGAAACAACCGTCTAAAGAGACTTTTAGAGATTAAAGCTCCAGAAGTTATCTTGAGAAATGAGAAGCGTATGCTTCAGGAAGCGGTAGATTCATTATTTGATAACACTAGAAAATCATCTGCTGTAAAATCAGAATCAAACAGACCATTGAAATCACTTTCAGATTCATTGAAAGGAAAACAAGGTCGTTTCCGTCAGAACTTATTAGGGAAAAGGGTAGACTACTCTGCACGTTCGGTTATTGTTGTAGGTCCTAACTTACAATTACACGAGTGTGGTATTCCTAAAGATATGGCAGCAGAACTTTACAAACCATTTATCATTAGAAAACTAATTGAAAGAGGTATTGTAAAAACAGTAAAATCTGCTAAAAGAATTATCGATAGAAAAGAACCAGTAGTATATGATATTCTAGAAAACGTGATGAAAGGTCACCCAGTTCTATTGAACCGTGCACCTACCCTTCACAGATTGGGTATCCAAGCGTTCCAGCCTAAAATGATTGAAGGTAAAGCAATCCAACTTCACCCGTTAGTAACTACGGCATTCAACGCCGACTTCGATGGTGACCAGATGGCGGTACACTTACCATTAGGCCCAGAAGCAATTCTAGAAGCTCAGTTATTAATGCTAGGTTCTCAGAATATCTTGAACCCTGCAAATGGTTCTCCTATTACCGTACCTTCTCAGGACATGGTTCTTGGTCTATATTTCATGACCAAAGAAGCGCATTCTACAGAAACGCACAAGGTAAAAGGTGAAGGTTTAGTATTCTATTCTCCAGAAGAAGTAGAAATTGCTTACTCTGAAGGTCAAGTTTCTCTTAACGCTAAAGTAAGATGTAGACTTCCATATAAAACAGAAGAAGGAGAAATCGTAACTAAACTTCAAGATACTACAGTTGGTAGAATTTTATTTAACCAAATTGTTCCTAAACAAGTAGGTTATATTGATGAATTATTGACTAAAAAATCATTAAGAAACGTAATTGGTAAAATCTTAGCAGATACAGATTTCCCAACTACTGTTAAGTTCCTTGATGATATGAAAAATCTTGGTTATATGAACGCTTTCAAAGGCGGTCTATCTTTCTCACTGGCTGATATTGTAGTACCAGCAGAAAAGAAAACCATGATTGCTCAAGCTATTGAAACAGTAGACGAGATTAAAGGGAACTATAACATGGGTCTTATCACAGATACAGAACGTTATAACCAAGTAATTGACGTTTGGACCAATACCAACGCTGGTCTTACTGAGATGATTATGAGCAGAATGAAATCTGACCAAGGTGGATTCAACTCTGTATATATGATGCTAGACTCTGGAGCGAGGGGTTCTAAAGAACAGATTCGTCAGTTATCTGGTATGAGAGGTTTGATGGCAAAACCACAAAAAGCAGGTGCAGTAGGAGCAGAGATCATCGAAAACCCAATTATTGCGAACTTTAAAGAAGGTTTATCAATTTTGGAATACTTTATCTCTACCCACGGTGCTCGTAAAGGTCTTGCGGATACCGCTCTTAAAACTGCGGATGCTGGTTACTTAACAAGAAGATTAGTAGACGTAGCTCAAGACGTAATCATTACAGAAGATGATTGTGGTACATTAAGAGGTACAGAAGTAGCTGCATTGAAGAAAAATGATGAAATCGTAGAAAAACTATCAGAAAGAATTCTTGGTAGAGTTTCTCTTCACGACATCTATAATCCAGAAAACGACGAAATTTTAGTTCATGCAGATGAGTTGATTAACGAAGAGCTTGCTAAAAAAGTAGAAGAAGCGGGTATAGAAACCGTAGAAGTTCGTTCACCATTAACTTGTGAAGCTAAAAAAGGTATCTGTGCAAAATGTTACGGTAGAAATCTAGCTACAGGTAAGATGATTCACATGGGAGAAGCTGTAGGGGTTATTGCAGCACAATCAATTGGGGAACCAGGTACTCAGCTTACACTGAGAACTTTCCACCAAGGGGGTACTGCAGGAAACGTTTCAGAAAATCCTACTATCGTTGCTAAGAGAGATGGTATCGTAGAGTTTGACGAATTAAGAACCATTATTTCTGAAGATGAAAACGGTAATGAAGCAGATATCGTAATTTCTCGTTCTACAGAATTCCGTTTAGTAGCGGATAATGCAGCTAGAACTCCATTAATGGTAGCAAACGTACCTTATGGTTCTGCACTTTCTGTAAAACCAGGTGATAAAGTGAAAAAAGGAGACCTTATTGCAAAATGGGATCCATATAACGCGGTTATCATCGCAGAAACTGCTGGTAAAGTAGAATACGAAGATATTATTCAAGGGGTTTCTTTCCAATTAGAAATCGACGAACAAACAGGTTTCGAAGAAAAAGTAATCTCAGAATCTAGAAATAAGAAAGCCATTCCTACCTTGAAAGTGGTAGATTCTAAAGGAGTTGAGCAAAAAGCATACAACTTACCAGTAGGAGCCCACTTAATGGTAAATGATGGTGAAAAAATTAAGGCTGGTAAAGTCTTAATCAAGATTCCTAGAAAATCTGCAAAAGCAGGGGATATCACAGGAGGTTTACCAAGAGTAACCGAATTATTCGAAGCGAGAAATCCTTCTAATCCTGCTGTAGTTACAGAAATTGACGGGGTAGTTTCTTATGGTAAAATTAAGAGAGGTAACCGTGAATTAATCGTAGAATCTAAAACTGGTGAGATTAAGAAATATTTAGTAAAACTTTCTAATCAAATCTTAGTTCAAGAAAACGACTTCGTGAGAGCTGGTTCGCCACTTTCTGACGGTTCTGTAACACCAGATGATATCTTAAGAATCAAAGGTCCAACAGCCGTTCAAGAGTACTTAGTAAACGAAATTCAAGAAGTTTACCGTTTACAAGGGGTAAAAATTGACGATAAGCATTTCGAAATCATCGTAAGACAGATGATGACTAAAGTAGAAATCGTAGACGGAGGTGATACCCAATTCCTTGAAAACAGTCTTGAACATAAATATGATTTCCTTGAAGAAAACAACAGAGTTTTTGGATTGAAAGTTGTAACTGAGCCAGGAGATTCTAAAATTTTCAAAGCTGGTCAAATGATTACCGCTAGAGAATTGAGAGACGAAAATTCTAAACTGAAGAGAGAAGACCTTCAATTAGTAGAAGTTCGTGAAGCACTTACTGCAACTGCAACGCCTGTATTACAAGGTATTACCAGAGCAGCTTTACAGACTAAGTCTTTCATGTCTGCAGCATCATTCCAAGAGACTACAAAAGTTCTAAACGAAGCAGCAGTGTCTGGTAAAGTAGACGAACTAAACGGTCTTAAAGAAAATGTAATCGTAGGACACAGAATTCCTGCAGGTACAGGTCTTAAAGATTATCAAAGTGTAATCGTGGGTTCTAAAAAAGAATTCGAGGATTTAAATTAA
- a CDS encoding DUF3467 domain-containing protein, giving the protein MDNNQNQDQNINIQLNEMVAAGAYCNLALVNHSPSEFVLDFIQLMPGVQQAQVRSRIILAPLHAKRVLAALQQNIQNYEAQFGEIKEVEPFVVGAGNAQA; this is encoded by the coding sequence ATGGATAACAACCAAAACCAAGATCAAAACATTAATATTCAATTAAACGAAATGGTAGCAGCTGGTGCTTATTGCAATCTTGCTTTAGTAAACCACTCTCCATCTGAGTTTGTATTAGATTTTATTCAATTAATGCCAGGAGTTCAGCAGGCTCAAGTAAGAAGCAGAATAATCCTTGCTCCTCTTCATGCAAAAAGAGTTTTAGCTGCTCTTCAACAAAATATCCAAAACTATGAAGCTCAATTCGGAGAAATCAAAGAAGTTGAACCTTTCGTAGTAGGTGCTGGTAACGCTCAAGCATAG